The Sphingosinicella flava genome includes the window TCCTTTGAGGGGAAGTAATGATAGACGAGCGACTTGGACGTGCTGCACGCCTCCGCCAAGTCAGCGACCGAAGCGCCCTGAAAGCCACGCCGCGCGAACAGCTTCGCCGCCGTCGCGACGATCGCCTCGCGCCTCTTGTCATAATCGGGGGATTGCGGCCGGGCCATGGCCGCATCTTAAGTGAGGGCGGCTGGGCGGGCCAGCTTATTCGCCTTCTTCCTCCAGGCCATTCACCGCCGCTGCAATGGCCTGTTGGCGGCTCAAGGGCGCTTTTGCCTTCGATGCTGGCGGTTGCTGCTGAACGGCGAACTGGGCCACGCCGTGATCGCCCTTCGAATAATCGATGACCGCGCGGACGACATTTTGCATCGTCTCCATCCGGTGGCCGAGCGGCGCGGACGTGCGGCGGATGAAAACGGCGACCGCATAGGAACGGCCGTCCGGCCCGGTGACGATGCCGATATCGTTATAGCCCGCCTGCTCGCCGCCGAGCACCTGGCCCGTGCCGGTCTTGTGCGCGAGCTTCCAGCCCGGCGCGAGCCCGCCTTTCAATCGCTGTGCGCCGGTCTTGGTGTTCGACATGATGCCGAGCAGTTTCTGGGTATAATAAGGCGAAAGCAGCTCGCCTTTCTTGAGCCTGGTCAGCGCATCCACTGTGCCGAGCGGCGTCGCGCCGTCCATTGGGTCGCGAATGTAGTTTTCAAAGGCGGCGCGGCGAACGGCCATCGGCAGGGCATTGCGCGCGGCGTAGAAGTTCTGGCCAACATAGGATGGTTTCCATTCCATGCCCGCAATCCGGCTTTGCAGCATGCGCTCGCCCGGGCCAAAGCGGATGCCGCTGATCCCGCTCTTCTTCAGAAACGCGCGCACCGCGTCGGGCCCGCCCGCTTTCCACAGCACGAAATCGTTGCATGTATTGTCGCTCTGCGTGATCGCGCGATGGATCAGGCTGTCGAGCGTGGTCGTGTAACCGGCGGGGCCAACCTGCGCGGCGATGGGCTGGTGGAAAAGCGTCAGGTCTTCCCGCCGCACGGTGACTGGCGATTCAAGGCTCAGAAGGCCCTGGTCGGCCTTGTCCATGGCGGTCAGTGCGACCCAGAATTTGCTGACGCTCTGTTGCGGAAAGAAGGTGCTGCCGTCGAACGATGCGGTGTAGCCGCTTTGAATATCCTTCACCGCAATGCCGACATCGCCGTTGAATGAAGCACCAAGTGCGTTGATCCGCTGCGCCAACGCCCGTTCGGCTGGAGATAGGGCCTGGGTCTGGACGAGCGGCTTCGCCGCCACCGGCCCGCGGCCTTGCGCTGTATCCGCGCTTCTGGCGGCGCTTTGCGAAACTGAAATGCCGATCAAGGAGGCGCAAGACAAAGCGATGACGCCGATCGTCCGTCCGATGCTCGCCGAATTACGCCGGTGTTCCGTCATATCAGGAAGGCCCTTCCAAATCGCATGGTGTTCAGAGCCTTGGCACCATAACCAATACGGTGTGACTGTCAGCTTAATCGAAATGCTGTCGGATGGACCGTTTTCCAGAAGCGATGAAACGAGTCCCATCGCAGCAATAAATGTTGTGACAGTGTAACATCTCTCGTACCAGCGGCGCCATATAAGGAGTCACCTGTGTCCCAAACTGCCCTGCTGCTTGCCACCACGATCTTTGCCGCTGCTCCGGCTGCCGCCCAGGACGCGGCTGTTCCCGAAGCCCAGAATGACGATTTTCACGAACAGGAGCCGCAGGACATCATCGTGACGGCCGATTACGTTCGCGACCTCAGCATTCTCGCCGGCACGCAGACGTTGAGCGGGGACGAATTGGTCCGCGACCTGCGTCCACAGATCGGCGATACGCTGACCCGCCTGCCCGGAGTTTCGGCGACCTCTTTCACCGCGGGCGCTTCCCGGCCGGTGCTTCGCGGTTTTCAGGGCGAACGCGTGCGCGTGCTGACCGACGGTATCGGCTCCATCGACGTGTCGAATACTTCGGCCGACCATGCCGTCACCATCGATCCGCTGACCGCCGAGCGGATCGAGGTGCTGCACGGTCCCGCCGTCCTGCTGTTCGGCAGCCAGGCGATCGGCGGCGCGGTCAACGTTCTCGACAAGCGCATTCCGCGCCGCGTTCCCGACGAGATCCTCCATACCGATATCATCGCCACTTATGGCTCGGCCGCGAACGAACGCAGCGTCGGCGGGGCGGTAGACACGCCGCTTGGCGGCGGCTTCGTCCTTCATTTCGACGGCAGCCACCGCAAGACGGGTGACGTGGAAGTTGGCGGCTATGTCTTGTCGCAAGCCCTGCGTGCCGAACAGCTGGACATCGCGGCCGAGGAAGAGGCCGAGGGTCATGTTGGGGAAGCGGAGGAAGCACGGGAATTGGCAAGCCTCAAAGGCCGCGTGCCGAACAGCGCGACCGAAACGACCACTTATGCGGGCGGCCTCTCCTTCATTCGCGACGGCGGCAATATCGGCTTTTCGGTCAGTCGCTACGAAAGCGATTATGGCGTGCCCGCCCGTCCCGGCGCCGAACATGCCCATGGCGAGGAGGAGCCGGAGGAAGAGCATGGCCATGGCGAAGAGGATGTGACCATCGGCCTTCGCCAGACCCGTGCCGACTTGCGCGCCGAAGTGGAGACCGGCGGCTTTATCGAAAAATTGCGCAGCCGCATCGGCTTCGCCGATTATTCCCATACGGAGTTCGAAGGCGGAGAAGTCGGCACCGTTTTTCGCACTCAGGGATTGGAGGGGCGGCTGGAGGCCGTTCAGGCCGATCGCGGCGGATGGCGGGGCGTTACCGGCGTCCAATTCTTCAACCGGGATTTTGCGGCCATCGGCGCGGAAGCCTTCGTGCCTGAAAACCTCACCAGCCATATCGGCTTGTTCACCTTGCAGGAAATAACGCTTGGGCGATGGGGCCTGGAGGGGGCCTTGCGATACGAACATAGCGACATCGTATCCCGGCCGGCCGGTTTCGATCGCGACTTCACGTCCTTCTCCGCTGCCGCGGGCCTGTCCTACGATATCGCGCCGCAGATGGTTGCGGGGATGAGCCTGTCACGCGCAGAGCGCTCCCCCTCGGCGGAGGAGCTGCTGTCCAACGGCCCGCACATCGCGACCCAGGCCTTCGAGGTCGGCAATCCGGACTTGAAAACCGAAAAGAGCTGGGGCGGCGAGCTTTATCTGCGCGGCCAATCGCGCGGCTACCGTTTCGGCGTCTCGGTCTTCGGCAACCGCTTTGACGATTACATCTTCGAAGCCGCGACGGGGGATGAAGAAGACGGCCTGCCGGTCTTCGCTTATGACCAGAAAGACGCGACTTATTATGGCGTGGAGGGCGAGCTTTCCGCGCCCGTCGCCGAAATGGGCGGCTTCCGTTTCGTCGCGGATGTCGTCGGCGATTATGTCCGCGCGACGATCAAGGATGGCGGCAACGTGCCCCGCATCCCGCCCCTCCGCCTGCTCGGCGGGATCGAGGCGCAATCGGAAAAGATCGACGGACGCGTCGAGGTTGAATGGACCGCCGATCAAGCCAAGGTCGCCGCCTACGAGACAATGACCGAGGGCTTCACCATGGTGAACGCCTCGCTCGCCTGGCGCCCCTGGGGCCGCGACCGCAATGTCAGCCTCGTCCTGTCGGCCAGCAATATCTTCGACGTCGAGGCACGCCGCCACGCCTCCTTCACGAAGGATTATGTGCCGCTGGCGGGGCGGGATTTGCGGGCGAGCGTCCGGCTGAGCTTCTAAATCCAGTCGTCACCCCGGATCAGGTCCGGGGTGAGGTTCTGCTAGAACTTGACGCCGAGGCCCAGCGAGACGGTAGTGCCGACATCGTAGCCATTGTTGACGATGCGGACTTCGTCCTGCTGATATTCGAGATAGTCGGTGCCGGTGATATTCCGCGCCTCGAACTTCAGCTCGATCTCCTTATCCCCGATCATGAATCCCTCGCGCGCCACGAAATCGAGGCGCAGACCGGGCCGTTCGACGATATCCGCCTGGCGGACGTCGCCCAGGACCGGACCGCGATTGGTGACGCGCTCGCTCGCATAGGTGAGCAAAAGGGTCTGCTGCGACAGGCGCTCGCTATTTTCGAGGCCGAGCTGCAGGTTCGCGAGATGCTTCGACTGGCCGGTCAGCGGGTCGCCGTCCCCGAACACTTCCGACGCGGGGCGGAGGCCGCGATTGTCGTTGATGATCGTCTCGTCATCCTCATCGACCTTCAGGCTCGATTGGCTGAAGGTGTAATTGGCGATCGCGACCGCGCGGCGATTGGCGAAAAAGCCGCCGAGGCCTTCGAGCGGAAAGTATTTCTGCACTTCCAGCTCGAAGCCATAGAGGTCCGCCGCCGGCGCGTTGGCGAAGGTCGTCTGCAGCGTGCCGCCGCCCGCGAACGAGGCGACCGCTTCGATCGGATTGTCGATCCGCTTGAAGAAGCCCGCGACGCTCAGGCGCTGTTCGCGGCCGAAATAATATTCGTAGCGCGCTTCGGCATTGTAGAGTTGGCTGTCGACCAGGAACGGGTTGCCGACGAACTGGCGATCCGAATCGATGTCGAGATAGATTTGCGGCGCCAGCTCGCGAAATTGCGGGCGGGCCAGTGTCTTGGACGCGTTGACGCGCAGCTGCATGTCGGGATTGATGTTCCAAGTCACCGTCGCGGCGGGGAGCAGATAGCTTTTCTCGATCGCGTCGGGCTGGACGATGCCGCCCTGGTTGAACAGGTCGATCTGCTCCACCGACTGCTTGCCATCCTCATAACGGACACCCGCGTTGAAGCTGAGCGTCGAGCCAAGGTCCGCCGCGGCCTGGGCATAGAGGCCGAAAACTTCGAGACCGGCCTTATAGGCGGCGGCACCGGCCAGCGCGGAGGTTTCGACGAGCAGGATGTCGTAAGTATAGATATTGTAATCCGAGACCAGATAATCGGGCCGCTCCT containing:
- the bla gene encoding class A beta-lactamase, with the protein product MTEHRRNSASIGRTIGVIALSCASLIGISVSQSAARSADTAQGRGPVAAKPLVQTQALSPAERALAQRINALGASFNGDVGIAVKDIQSGYTASFDGSTFFPQQSVSKFWVALTAMDKADQGLLSLESPVTVRREDLTLFHQPIAAQVGPAGYTTTLDSLIHRAITQSDNTCNDFVLWKAGGPDAVRAFLKKSGISGIRFGPGERMLQSRIAGMEWKPSYVGQNFYAARNALPMAVRRAAFENYIRDPMDGATPLGTVDALTRLKKGELLSPYYTQKLLGIMSNTKTGAQRLKGGLAPGWKLAHKTGTGQVLGGEQAGYNDIGIVTGPDGRSYAVAVFIRRTSAPLGHRMETMQNVVRAVIDYSKGDHGVAQFAVQQQPPASKAKAPLSRQQAIAAAVNGLEEEGE
- a CDS encoding TonB-dependent receptor; protein product: MSQTALLLATTIFAAAPAAAQDAAVPEAQNDDFHEQEPQDIIVTADYVRDLSILAGTQTLSGDELVRDLRPQIGDTLTRLPGVSATSFTAGASRPVLRGFQGERVRVLTDGIGSIDVSNTSADHAVTIDPLTAERIEVLHGPAVLLFGSQAIGGAVNVLDKRIPRRVPDEILHTDIIATYGSAANERSVGGAVDTPLGGGFVLHFDGSHRKTGDVEVGGYVLSQALRAEQLDIAAEEEAEGHVGEAEEARELASLKGRVPNSATETTTYAGGLSFIRDGGNIGFSVSRYESDYGVPARPGAEHAHGEEEPEEEHGHGEEDVTIGLRQTRADLRAEVETGGFIEKLRSRIGFADYSHTEFEGGEVGTVFRTQGLEGRLEAVQADRGGWRGVTGVQFFNRDFAAIGAEAFVPENLTSHIGLFTLQEITLGRWGLEGALRYEHSDIVSRPAGFDRDFTSFSAAAGLSYDIAPQMVAGMSLSRAERSPSAEELLSNGPHIATQAFEVGNPDLKTEKSWGGELYLRGQSRGYRFGVSVFGNRFDDYIFEAATGDEEDGLPVFAYDQKDATYYGVEGELSAPVAEMGGFRFVADVVGDYVRATIKDGGNVPRIPPLRLLGGIEAQSEKIDGRVEVEWTADQAKVAAYETMTEGFTMVNASLAWRPWGRDRNVSLVLSASNIFDVEARRHASFTKDYVPLAGRDLRASVRLSF